The sequence AGCCAAATTAAAGAGTGCCCACTGTTCATCTGATCAATTGTCAGAGAAGCTTAGtttagagagagggagggatggagagagagagagagagagagcaactATAATTAAAAGTGTTTACACCAGCATGGGGATCTAAGTTTAACTTTCATGCTGCTGTAGTGTTTATAGATATTTTGCATTGTTCATGGGGTTCTCCGAGTGCTGTCTGCCGTTTCTTCAGGTTGTATCATTTTTTCAGTGTATGGTTTTGTAATCTCTTCCTCATTCCGATGAGCTTTTTGTTGAGTCTGCTGAAGTTTATGAAATGATCATTACAGTACAGTTTGTGTGCACatatatttttggaatattgagATGGTTTCTCTGCAAGATACCGTTGGGTTTTGGCTTTCGTCCTTGTACCCTATTTTAGAGCATGTTTAAGTtctgattttgtgttttaaaagtgtgtttttaaagaattaaaatttatttttttaatttatttttttatgtttttaaattgttttgatatattgatattaaaaataaattttaaaaaataaaaaaatatatattatattgaggATAATTTCGCCGCAAAACTTGCAGAACACTTTTTTGTCACAAGGCCCCAGGTCTAACCTACTATTGTCTTCTTGATTTGAAAAACAAGCCGAGAAGCATGCTTTTCAACCAAAAAGTGGAAGCAGAAGTTTAGACGAAAGGATGTAGaaggaatattttatttttttaaagtattaaaataatattttttattaaattgtaaaaataaacacagtTGTGTATTAGGTAACACAAGTGATTTTGCATATATTTGACTCGAAAagctattaaatttgatttgttgttaagtgtttttttttttttttttatgattttggtatgattatgttaaaattatatattttttttaaaaaaacatcatctatatttaattaaatgcatattagaaaaataagctGTGTAAACAAAATACCAAACACAGATAAGTGGTTTCCAGAGTAAGGACAACCTAGTCACGTGTCATGATGAGCAAAAAACGTTTTGTTGTAGCTGCTTGCTATCAAAAGCTAGTTTGGCACCAGCTCAACGTTCACTGTAATAGTTCAAAACTTCTATTGATCCTTATCCGGCGCCGTCTTTGACCTGGTAGTTCCCTGATTTTGTTCAATGTGTataggttgtttttcaaataaatccaatattaataaagtaatcaaattattattgaGATTCGTGTCTGCACTCCAAAACTTACGTTTTATATGTATCCGGTGCTGATGGAACTTCATGAAATCAATTTCTAgtattttcatttgaaatgattttataaagtttttgttAGGTTTAGAATATacaaagtaataaaaatatcatttaggattttttatgattttatttgataaatctaaaattgtttaaaagtttgttatttaaaaatctaatttttttttttgttttgtaaaactTTTTAAAGGCTGAGTTGTTATAAATAAGAAgttgtataattttttactcTTCAATGATAATTcacataaattattaataaaaaatctcataaatttcTATTTATAAGAGAGTGATTTTTATGTCCAGAGAGTTAGTTCTAATTTTGTGTTTACATAACTTTTGTGTCTAACAAacaactttgaaaaaataaaaggcataacttactatttataaaaaatctgaaaaacatTACATATtggtaaaatatcaatttgccacctgaataatatttatatattaatttaggataattttagaaattaactcattaaaatctttgcttaatttttctaggtctaTAAATATAATCCCTATATTGGTTATATTttagtctttaatttttaaaatatattttaatcaagtcatatataattaaatcatctcaatttaatttttaactaatagttttcaatttaatttttaactaatagTTTTTAATGTGTGTGATCCATTAGATTTCTAATATGTTtgcccaaatataaattataattttaattaaatataattaaataatttaatttattattaattcaaaaattaattaaattatattttaaaaaaaccttactCTTCTACTCTTTTTGTCTCATGTTtccttaacaaataaaatactatatatatatatatatatatatatatatatatagtatttcatctcttttaatatcaaactttttttttctgaatgaaAAAACTAAGTGTCATCATGAAACAAGACTCATGTACATTTTGATGGTTTGGAATAGAGCCATTAACGTTGATTCAGAGTgaccttaacatttttttatatatttccaaGAGTGGAGTTATGTGTTTTTTTGGACATATGACATCAAACACATCCTTCATAAGTTACTAGGCTGTTTATATTTTCACttgtaattatatttaagaatattttaaaagtatgtttgatttaaaaaaatattaaattaatatatttttaaataattttaatttattgatattaaaaataaatttttttaaaaaaaaacacattacatTAGTAATTTTCATGATATTAGCAAACAAATACGCTTAATTATTATGACTAGGTGTCCTTTTATACTTGCATAATTCAATTCTTGTGACTAGGTGTCATTTTCAAgatctattaatattttatttattttagatcaaTTTTACAGTTAAGCGACTTGAGAGTTTCTCTCTAATTCCACTCTCTCTCCACGTcacttcttttgttttggtgctTGATGAGACTCCTAGGTTGTCATGCTCCCCTAAAAATCCATTTTGAACAATATTACAACACCTTTAATTGTACCCTAACTTCTCACCAGCCACGCGCTCTCATCTATCTCTACATCATCTGCTCTTCCTCCACGCTTCTCTCAACTACTTTTCTTTAACTACCCGACAACACGACCTCACCTCCAAGGACCCCTGCATCTATGTCTAGTTTTCTTGAACAAACTAGCATCGATCCTCTTTTGGACAGGAGTTTATAAAACTACAACGTCAGTAAACATGTCGGTAGCTGGGATTAAGAACTGGTTTCGGTCTATTCAAAACTTGCAGAAGAAATCTTCTCTCTCTGGTATTTAGAAATGCCTGGTGCGCTTATTTGTTCTTTGTTTGGAAGGAAAGAGATTCTATATGGCATGATTCTAAACAATCTTCTGCACAAACACATTTTACAGGCTATTCTTTCCGTCTTTAAGTTCGGATTACAGAAATATTTTATCTGTCAAGATTTTGTTAGAAAAGCAGAGTTGTTTGAGATTTGTTATAACTGGGAACAAGCATACCATGCGACTGGactgtttcttctttttcctttgattATACGAGATTCTGGATTACTTCACGAGCACAAGAAGGAAACTACACTCTTGTTCTTGTAAGATACGCTCTTCAGTAGCATATTCACAAATCACAAATATCATTTTCCCAAGAGTTAAACAGAATTATATGAATCTCCCTCTCCCTTTTCTGCAATGTCAGGttacaacaataaaaagaagaagaaaaggaataaatCAGGTCCGTCAGTAGATGTGCTGTGCGTTGCTCTAGCATGGTATCTTGATCAGTATACCACAATGTCTTCTATCTCCAATCGTGATTACCATATGGATAACAGATGAAAGGAGcaattgaaaaatgatttgGAGAGCCTTGGTGTGTCTTAAACAGGTTCTGCTGTTCGTCTGATCTTCAGTAGTATTGGAGCCACCAGCATCCATACTGCAAAATGATCTTATATGAGCTATTCTTCTTCATTCCAACATAAATAACGTCTATTTTTTCGTGATCATGATGGCTTGAGATCAGGCAAAGAGTTTGATGGTCTCTTGGTTTTATAATCCAAGAATACATCTTTTAATGAAGAGCAATGATGCATggagaaatatttttctttttgtaatttaagtACTTACAGTAAACACAAACTGCGAGCCATTCGTTAATTATTCTCACCCAAGCACTGGTCCAACCCACGTCAATGGTCCACCTGTACAAGATCAAGGTGAGAGACATTAATTTAATCCCGCCTATGAATTTGCCAATTCTCAATAAACAGGACGAAATGTTTTCGTTCGCCATCAATTTTCCCCAgagcaatttatttttttttttcctgattttaaAAAGACCTCAAAAAAACTAGTGAAATTGTATTCAAGATTGATTGAAATGAtcgaagaaaaattgaaaatgggtGCTTATACTAAGTGGTTTCTCCTTGGTTCAGAGAAAGTTGATGTGAAAATCACCCTGCAGCCACATTAGGATGGATGAGAAGACAAGATGCACAAAAGGCGGATAAGTTTTTGAGATAAGGCAACATACTTCTGAATGATGTGATGAGTATTCCAGCCAATCAATAGCATCGCAAAATACATTGCTCCTGTGGCAAAAACAAAGTGGAAAAAGCCATAACCATATGGAACGTCATCCTCATCCTGCGTGTCCCCCTTCCTGAACTGCAGCCGTTGTCAGCCAATAGTTGTGGAACGATGtggtaatagaaaataaaaatttcattggATTTTGGGACTAACCTGAAAGCATTGAGAATCAATGCCTGTAGAAAATGTGGCTATAACAATAGCAAGCAGTGCAACAATAAAGCTCTGTGGACATACGAGATCTATTGTCATTAAGATAGAAAAATGCCAAGAAATCCTGACAACAAAAAGCTTTTAAGACTAACAGTACTTTCATGGTTCAAAAATATTAGTTTGCTCAGCTGTTCAACcgttctaatttttttaggtcAATTTTCCTCCATTTTATAGGCTCATGCAGGAGATAGCATCCCTGGAAAAGGGATTCATtttcttagtttcttttttcaaatcaagaaaGTAAATAGCGTTTCCTTCACCACTCCTTTCCAGCAGAGGGTGACACTATAATTCCCCCTAAGAAAGTGAGAGATCTTCCAAGTCCACTACCTAAGGCCAATGGTTATCCATGGAAGTCAAATATACTTTTTAGGGGCAATATGAAAGCCCCGTCCCAGTagcgttttcttttctttttggaaataTGATCATAATGGATGCTTTGAATTTCCTTAGGCATATAAAAAGCATATACTATCATTAGCTGAGTCAAAATTGCTAAGTTTAGAACTAATGAAATACTTTAAGGATCTTGAGATTACTATAATGGTTAGCCAGTCTGTTCTTCTTGAAGCTTCTGCCTTCCTGTTGCAACTCTCTCCTGCTGGTTCACTGCAAACATAAAatgcaacaaaatcaaatttaatgaaGAATCTAGTATTAACTAATCTACTGTTTTAACTCGACgattataataaaagaaaaaaaaaaacaacgaaagaAACAGTTCATTTCAAGCTTCGCTTCAGCAATGGAAAGcattatgggaaaaaaaaattgcttctgGTGAAGTTCACGTCAGGTTGTCAAGGCAGGGGTATACAAGTGTTATTGTTATCTGTCATTCTAATGCTTTTTGGAAGTTACGAACTGCAGGTCATGTAAAGTCAATAATTTACAAAAGCCCTCCGACCTTGATGATCGCTTTTAATTAGTGACTAGTGCAGGTAGCCATTGTACAACAATGTTGCGTtaaatgattgagaatttaaaagAACATTTATCTGTAGCATAAATTTACAGACAGTAGATGTAAACAAGATAGGGAAGCGTACCTCCTGATGGCACACCAGCAGAGGAATACAACGTAAAGCCCCATGAGCCCTGGAGTCAAAAAGCCAGCATTCACCTGTTCCCAGACGAAATTAGTAACTTTATACTGTATGTCAGGGCATCAATCAATTGAAAGCAAGCACAGGTAGGACTTTACTTTGGGATGGAGAGAAACGCTGGTCATGAGCTGGAGCAGTACCAAAGTCCAGGTGATGAAGAAAATGTTAAGTAAACAAGACGGCTCTGGTGTATACCAAATGTACATTAGAATGACCCCAAGTATGCATACTACATATGAAGTAGTTGCA is a genomic window of Populus alba chromosome 18, ASM523922v2, whole genome shotgun sequence containing:
- the LOC118054138 gene encoding uncharacterized protein, with the protein product MESGAGIANERLAVALKDPSCFGQFRNGSNPWMARYVYGLIFLFSNLLAWAARDYGRGASVTLEKLKVCAGKSDCSGAEGVLRVSLGCFIFYIIMFLSTVGTSKLHGRRDAWHSGWWTAKIALWISLTIITFLVPSAFFQIYGEIAHFGAGVFLLIQLISVISFIRWLNDCCQSEKNAARCHINVMLVATTSYVVCILGVILMYIWYTPEPSCLLNIFFITWTLVLLQLMTSVSLHPKVNAGFLTPGLMGLYVVFLCWCAIRSEPAGESCNRKAEASRRTDWLTIISFIVALLAIVIATFSTGIDSQCFQFRKGDTQDEDDVPYGYGFFHFVFATGAMYFAMLLIGWNTHHIIQKWTIDVGWTSAWVRIINEWLAVCVYLWMLVAPILLKIRRTAEPV